The Bifidobacterium sp. WK012_4_13 genome contains the following window.
CCCTACCGTCTGCCGTATCCTCGGTTCCGCACCAGGCGTCGCAATGACGATCTGAGGCCTGTCAGCGATATCCGTGACTATCCCCCTGGGCTGGAGTGGCGTCGATAGGACGATGGGAACATTACGGAACAGACCTCGTAGCTCCGCTGCCGTTCCCTGCGCGCCTACTCGCAGAACGCGCATGCCTTCATTGCCGCAGTTGGTGCACTTCCAGTCCACCGCTGCGGCGCCGCACCACAGGCAGTGGGCCACTCTCCCGGCGTGCGTGTCTGCATGGAGAGGACCGGTGCAGCGATTGCATCGTGCCTGTCTGTGACACTTGGTGCAGCACAGCACGTCAACGGCATGCTCCCGAGGAATCGAAAGCAGGACGGGTCCCAGCTTCAACGCGCGCTGAATCACGGATACCGCAGTGTGTGGCACGCGAGCGCCTATTGCCAGATCGGCGAGTCTGGAGAGCTCCTCATGGTTAAGCCAGCGAATCCAAGGCGACTGCTCCTGAGTGGCTGTGCGCAGACCTTGGACGTTCACGCTCGTGCCGCACACCGCATTGCCTTCATGGCTGCCGTCGAGAATCTCCCACTGACTCATGGGACTGCGAACGGCGGAGAAATCGATGAAGGTCCCACGGTGGTTCCTGGCACGAAGCCTCAATACTCCGCGAGCATGGGCATAGGGCATGAACCCATCGGCATTCTGATACGCGTTATCGTCCATGATGGCAAAGACCCCACTGCCTTCAACAGGCGCATACATGACGGCGCGTGTTCCGATCACGCAGCGAACCTGCCCGCTCGCCACCGCCTGAAATGCTCGATAGCGCTCCTCCGGTGGCAAGGCCGCTCCGAGAACGGCGAAGTCACCGTCCCATGCACCCTGCGAACCCTTCGCGGGAGCGAAGGGTCTGAGTCCCGCTTCCTGAAGGACCTCGCTCAGATCCTGGACATGCCGCATATCCGGCAGCACCATGACGGCGGATTTGCCAAGAAGCAGTGCCTCCATCAGCGTCCATGAGGCATCGCGCGCCCAGCGCAGAACTCCTGGCAGGACATTCCACACAAAGCTGGAGCCCGCATGCGCGGCAAGCGACCTTCGCACCTCTTCGACATGGTCGTAGCTCGCGCGCAGGCTTTCGAAACGCCTGTCACACCATGCGCGCATGTCTCGTTTCATCGGCTCGCTCATGCCAATCGCAAAGCGGCCGGTGACGAGCCGTTGCTCGGCATCTACGCGGGCAACTCTCGGAGGCACGGCCATGCGCAGTATGTTCGCCCTGGTTCCACCGTATGCACGTGCGATGTCGGTGATGTCCATTCTGCCTTGCTCGCTCACTGCGATGCTCGGACTGACGACCCGCTCTATGAATCGAAGCGTTGACGGTGGAACGGCACTGGTCTGAACGCGATTCCATATGAAACCGAAGAGCAGTTGGCGGCCAAAGCGCACGCGCACACGCACCCCAGGCAGTGCCGCATCATCATCCTTGGCCTGCACCAGATAGTCGAAGGTATCGCCAAGCTGGGTCGCCTGAACATCGAGAATCACCTGCGCGATTGGATTGCGCTCGGCCGCGATGCGCTGGGCAGGCGTTCGTCTGCGACGTCTTCGAGGGGCAAGGCCGTCAAGGGCCAGCTGCTCTGCGTCCGAATCAGCCATGTGTCCCTTTCCCGAAGCTGCGTCAACCAGTCAGATCGACCTCGTCCAAATCCACGATTCCGCGTCGAACCCATGCCGAGGAAATCCGCATCCACAAACATGCATGTCACCAAGCGGAGCATGCCTACATTGGCAGACAGGACGGACCGAACACGGTTTTGATCTCCGCAAATAGACTGGTATCCCTGTGAACCCTGTAGTTGTCTCCGAATGTAAGCACCTGGGCGCTGCCGTCATGCTGCAGCACGACGAGCTTCACCTCGCAATAGCCAGGATGAGCCTTGATGATTCCGCTCAGACGGTTCAGATGCAGCCTGTCCAAGGCTGGTTGTGGAAGCGCTATCATCAGTGGACGTTCGTCCGCGGCCTCTACGCTCGGAACTTCCAGCTCCATCGCACGCATCGACACCGTCTCGTCCCGAACCTCGACCTGGCCTCTGATCTTCACCAGGGTATCGATCGACAGATCGGCAAGGCTGGCCTCATATACCTTGCCAAAGAACATGCACTGTATGGAGCTTTCAAGGTCCTCGACGGTCACGATCGCCCATGGGTTACCCTTGCGCGACACTCTCCTGTCGACATTGGTGATAAGACCTGCGATGGTCACGGTGCGCACGTTGCCATCGTCCATGGATTGCGCGCTGTCGACCAGCTTTGCGATCGAGATGTCGCGCAGACCGGCAAGCACGGATGCCATGCCGCTCAAGGGATGGTCGGACACATACAGGCCGAGCATTTCGCGTTCGAAGTTAAGCTTGGTCGACTTGTCCCACTCCTCGATGTCAGGGACGGTGACCGCGGCGTCTCCCATCGCATCGTCGTCGCTTCCTCCATCGGGATCGGCGAACAGGTCGAACTGCCCTTCCGCCTGCTTGCGCTTGAGCGGGACAAGCGAGTCGATCGCGCTCTCGTGAATCTGATAGAGAGCCCTGCGGTTGGGATCGATGCCATCGAATGCGCCCGCCTTGATCAAGGATTCGATGGTCCGCCTGTTCAAGACATTCAGCGAGACGCGGCGCACGAAGTCGACGAAGTTGACGAACTTGCCGTGCGAGCCTTCCCGCTGTGCGATGATGTCAGCAACGGCCTTGTCGCCCACGTTGCGGATGGCTCCCAGTCCAAATCGCACCACATCGCCGACTGCCGAATATTCGAGGATCGACTCGTTCACGTCGGGCGGGAGGACCTGAATGCCCATACGTCGGGCTTCGCCCAGATACAGCGCGGTCTTGTCTTTGTTGCTGCGTTCGTTCTGCAGGAGCGCCGCCATGAATTCGACCGGATAATGCGTCTTGAGATAGGCCGTCCAATACGAGATCATGCCATAGGCAGCCGAATGCGCCTTGTTGAACGCGTAGCCAGAGAACGGCACCAGAATGTCCCAGACCGCCTGCGCGGCCTCCTGCGAGTATCCGTGGTCCTTCATGCCTTGGAAGAAGGGCACCTTTTCCTTGGCCAGCACCTCGGGCTTCTTCTTGCCCATCGCGCGTCGAAGCACATCTGCCTTGCCGAGCGAATATCCTGCCAGAATACGCGCAGCCGACTGCACCTGCTCCTGATAGACGATCAGGCCGTATGTCTCGTCCAGAACCGCCTTCAACGGCTTCTCGACCTCTGGATGGATGGGGGTTATCTTCTGCAGACCATTCTTGCGCTTCGCATAGTTCGTATGCGAGTTCATATCCATGGGCCCTGGGCGATAGAGCGCTATGAGTGCCGAAATATCGTTGAAGTTATCGGGTTTCAGCGTTTTGAGCAACGAACGCATGCCATCGGAATCAAGCTGGAACACCCCCAGCGTATCGCCACGCGAAAGCAGCTGATACGTTTCCTTGTCATCAAGCGGAATGTCGTGGATGGTGATTTCATCCTTGCCGTTGCGCGTGATGTTCTTCAAGGTGTCTCGTATGACCGTGAGATTGGAGAGCCCCAGGAAGTCCATCTTCACCAGACCGAGCGTTTCGCATGTGTGATATTCGAAGGTCGTGGTTACCGTGCCGTCGTTGCGCTGCATCAGCGGCGAGGTGTTCGTGATTGGCTGCGATGCCATGATCGTGGCGCAGGCGTGCACTCCGGTCTGTCGGATAATCCCTTCGATGCCCAATGCCTGCTCGGTTATGCGCTTGACATCGGGGTCTGATTCATAGAGGTCCCGGTATTCCTTGGCCTCCGCATAACGCTTGGCAGCGGGGTCGAAGATATCCCTGAGGCTGATGTCCTTGCCGTTTGCCGACGGCGGAATCGCCTTGGTCACCTTGTCGCCCATCGAGAATTCGTAGTCCATGATTCTCGCGGAATCCTTCAGCGCCTGCTTGGTCTTGATGGTGCCATAGGTCACGCATTGGGCGACCTTGTCTGCACCATACTTCCTCGCCACGTATTCAAGGACGCGCATGCGGCCCTCAGGGTCGAAGTCCACGTCGATATCAGGCAGGGAGACGCGCTCAGGGTTGAGGAATCTCTCGAAGATGAGGCCGTGCTTGATCGGATCGAGTTCGGTGATGCCCATTGCATAGGCGACCATCGATCCTGCCGCCGAGCCACGGCCCGGACCTACCATGATGCCGTTTTCCTTCGCCCAATTGATGTAATCCGCAACCACGAGGAAGTATCCTGCGAACTGCATCTGGCAGATGACGCCGCATTCGTAGTCGGCCTGCTTCGCCACTCGCTCTGGGATTCCGTCCGGGAAACGTTCCTCAAGTCCCTGTTCCACGTCTCGCAGGAAGAGCGAGGTCTCGTCCCATCCCTCCGGGCAGTCAAACTGGGGCATGAAGGCACCGTCTTCATGGTCGTCGAACATCACATTGCAGCGCTCGGCTATCTCGAGGGTGTTGTCACACGCCTCGGGGAACTCGTCGAACAGTTCGCGCATCTCCTCAGCGGATTTGATGTAATAGCCGCTGCCATCGAACTTGAAGCGTCCTGGTTCGTCGAGTCTGGAACCGGAGTTGATGCACAGCAATGCATCCTGTGCCGAGGCATCCTGCTCATGGACGTAATGCGAATCATTGGTCGCGACCAGCGGCGCATCGATGTCCTTGGCGAGGCGCAGCAAGTCGCTGGTGACCCGCCGCTCGATCTCCAATCCATGGTCCATCAGTTCGACGTAATAGTTCTCGCGTCCGAAAATGTCCTGGAATTCGGAGGCGGCCCGCAAGGCCTCATCGTATTGTCCCAGACGCAGACGCGTCTGCACGATGCCTGAGGGGCAGCCTGTCGTCGCGATCACACCCTTGTGATATGTCGACAGCACCTCTTTGTCCATGCGCGGCCACTTGCCGACCAGACCCTCGAGATTGGCTATGGACGATGCCTTCAGCAGGTTGACCAGACCTTCGTCGTTCTGTGCAAGCAGGGTCATATGGGTTATCAGGCCGTTGCCGGAGACATCGTCGGAATGCTGGGCCTCGGTTCCCCAGTGCACACGCGTCTTATCCTGACGGGCCGTTTCAGGCGTGACATAGGCCTCGATGCCGATGATGGGCTTGACGCCGGCGCCGACTGCGGTTTTCCAGAGCTCATAGGCACCATGCATGTTGCCGTGGTCTGTTATGGCCACGGCAGGCTGTCCAAGCGATTTCACCTGTTCCACAAGGTCAGGGATACGTGAGGCACCGTCAAGCATCGAATAATGCGTGTGCGTATGAAGATGAACGAAACTAGGAGAAGCCATGCCT
Protein-coding sequences here:
- a CDS encoding primosomal protein N' translates to MADSDAEQLALDGLAPRRRRRRTPAQRIAAERNPIAQVILDVQATQLGDTFDYLVQAKDDDAALPGVRVRVRFGRQLLFGFIWNRVQTSAVPPSTLRFIERVVSPSIAVSEQGRMDITDIARAYGGTRANILRMAVPPRVARVDAEQRLVTGRFAIGMSEPMKRDMRAWCDRRFESLRASYDHVEEVRRSLAAHAGSSFVWNVLPGVLRWARDASWTLMEALLLGKSAVMVLPDMRHVQDLSEVLQEAGLRPFAPAKGSQGAWDGDFAVLGAALPPEERYRAFQAVASGQVRCVIGTRAVMYAPVEGSGVFAIMDDNAYQNADGFMPYAHARGVLRLRARNHRGTFIDFSAVRSPMSQWEILDGSHEGNAVCGTSVNVQGLRTATQEQSPWIRWLNHEELSRLADLAIGARVPHTAVSVIQRALKLGPVLLSIPREHAVDVLCCTKCHRQARCNRCTGPLHADTHAGRVAHCLWCGAAAVDWKCTNCGNEGMRVLRVGAQGTAAELRGLFRNVPIVLSTPLQPRGIVTDIADRPQIVIATPGAEPRIRQTVGRRTEAEGASRRPERQQSSYQAVVILDAWTSLYALGVDARIDSLTDWMRAASLCLPRTMGGQVMLIGETDPACAQSLMLWDSGILARQELHDRVETALPPVVAAASVWGNRDAVMNAVNEVGAMRGERAAVQIHGEYVPALLGPVPIAPPRTLADRQLEGTHDRVRAIVRVAVADRDDLALRLRASVAKHMATRNPKELHFKMDPKDLM
- the dnaE gene encoding DNA polymerase III subunit alpha, producing MASPSFVHLHTHTHYSMLDGASRIPDLVEQVKSLGQPAVAITDHGNMHGAYELWKTAVGAGVKPIIGIEAYVTPETARQDKTRVHWGTEAQHSDDVSGNGLITHMTLLAQNDEGLVNLLKASSIANLEGLVGKWPRMDKEVLSTYHKGVIATTGCPSGIVQTRLRLGQYDEALRAASEFQDIFGRENYYVELMDHGLEIERRVTSDLLRLAKDIDAPLVATNDSHYVHEQDASAQDALLCINSGSRLDEPGRFKFDGSGYYIKSAEEMRELFDEFPEACDNTLEIAERCNVMFDDHEDGAFMPQFDCPEGWDETSLFLRDVEQGLEERFPDGIPERVAKQADYECGVICQMQFAGYFLVVADYINWAKENGIMVGPGRGSAAGSMVAYAMGITELDPIKHGLIFERFLNPERVSLPDIDVDFDPEGRMRVLEYVARKYGADKVAQCVTYGTIKTKQALKDSARIMDYEFSMGDKVTKAIPPSANGKDISLRDIFDPAAKRYAEAKEYRDLYESDPDVKRITEQALGIEGIIRQTGVHACATIMASQPITNTSPLMQRNDGTVTTTFEYHTCETLGLVKMDFLGLSNLTVIRDTLKNITRNGKDEITIHDIPLDDKETYQLLSRGDTLGVFQLDSDGMRSLLKTLKPDNFNDISALIALYRPGPMDMNSHTNYAKRKNGLQKITPIHPEVEKPLKAVLDETYGLIVYQEQVQSAARILAGYSLGKADVLRRAMGKKKPEVLAKEKVPFFQGMKDHGYSQEAAQAVWDILVPFSGYAFNKAHSAAYGMISYWTAYLKTHYPVEFMAALLQNERSNKDKTALYLGEARRMGIQVLPPDVNESILEYSAVGDVVRFGLGAIRNVGDKAVADIIAQREGSHGKFVNFVDFVRRVSLNVLNRRTIESLIKAGAFDGIDPNRRALYQIHESAIDSLVPLKRKQAEGQFDLFADPDGGSDDDAMGDAAVTVPDIEEWDKSTKLNFEREMLGLYVSDHPLSGMASVLAGLRDISIAKLVDSAQSMDDGNVRTVTIAGLITNVDRRVSRKGNPWAIVTVEDLESSIQCMFFGKVYEASLADLSIDTLVKIRGQVEVRDETVSMRAMELEVPSVEAADERPLMIALPQPALDRLHLNRLSGIIKAHPGYCEVKLVVLQHDGSAQVLTFGDNYRVHRDTSLFAEIKTVFGPSCLPM